A window of the Meiothermus sp. CFH 77666 genome harbors these coding sequences:
- a CDS encoding dihydrofolate reductase family protein, with translation MKTLITEFISLDGVVQAPGGAQEDTDGGFAHGGWFLKYFDPEVIGGTFDNLAKQSDALLQGHRTYQTSAAAWPSRSGDPFSDWINKVQKYVVSNTLSDKDITWHPTTIIRGDDFLQKVSDLRAQPGGYIYVYGSAAMVRSLLAADLVDELLLTIAPVTLGGGKTIFPANGKAMSFELMSTAKASSGALVCRYVRAR, from the coding sequence ATGAAAACGCTTATCACTGAATTCATCAGCTTGGACGGTGTTGTCCAGGCTCCAGGCGGGGCGCAGGAAGACACGGACGGTGGCTTCGCCCATGGTGGATGGTTTTTGAAATACTTTGACCCAGAAGTGATTGGCGGCACGTTTGACAACCTCGCCAAGCAGAGTGACGCGCTCTTGCAAGGACACCGCACCTATCAAACGTCCGCCGCCGCTTGGCCAAGCCGCTCGGGAGACCCGTTCTCAGACTGGATCAACAAGGTGCAGAAGTACGTGGTCTCCAACACGCTCAGCGACAAGGACATCACGTGGCATCCGACGACGATCATTCGTGGTGACGATTTCTTGCAAAAAGTCTCCGACCTGCGGGCGCAGCCAGGGGGATACATTTACGTGTACGGCAGCGCAGCGATGGTTCGGTCGTTGCTCGCTGCTGACCTTGTCGATGAGTTATTGCTGACGATCGCGCCAGTGACCCTCGGCGGGGGTAAGACAATCTTTCCCGCAAACGGAAAAGCGATGTCGTTCGAGTTGATGTCGACTGCTAAGGCAAGCTCGGGGGCGCTGGTCTGCCGATATGTGCGTGCACGTTAG